One genomic segment of Bacteroidales bacterium includes these proteins:
- a CDS encoding response regulator → MSKKKILVIDDEKSIRYIIENTLKREFEVVSLPNGQEAIDYLETGNFPDLIICDLVMPEMNGFEFLEKIKSSGFFDDIPIMILSGREWSKDKIKCFELGAEDYVVKPFNPSEVIARIKRRLAVRERFLSRIGT, encoded by the coding sequence ATGTCAAAAAAGAAAATCTTGGTCATTGATGACGAAAAAAGTATCCGTTACATTATCGAAAATACCCTTAAAAGAGAGTTTGAAGTAGTTTCATTGCCAAATGGGCAGGAAGCAATTGACTATCTGGAAACCGGTAATTTTCCGGATTTAATTATTTGTGATCTGGTAATGCCGGAAATGAATGGATTTGAATTTTTGGAAAAAATAAAGAGCAGTGGATTTTTCGATGATATCCCGATCATGATTCTATCAGGCAGGGAATGGAGCAAAGACAAAATAAAATGTTTTGAACTGGGTGCTGAAGATTATGTGGTAAAGCCATTTAATCCGAGCGAAGTAATAGCACGTATTAAGCGCCGGCTTGCAGTACGGGAACGTTTCCTGAGCCGGATAGGAACTTAA
- a CDS encoding sugar transferase — protein sequence MIVASLAIIILSPVFLLVTIVIRLESKGKVIYKSKRIGRNYEEFDFYKFRSMYEDADRRLREMGNLNQYVIQEEAVELVCSECAKLPEGELCSPAYYYDGQRICERLALIRNNSQKAFWKIPNDPRVTKVGRFLRTTNIDELPQLFNVLEGNMSIVGNRPLPVYEAHALTKSRWSRRFRSAAGMTGLWQIEFRKRKGFMSEEDRFILDNMYAQKNSFWGDLLLLLRTIPALFRKMNV from the coding sequence GTGATAGTTGCTTCTTTAGCCATCATCATTTTATCTCCGGTTTTTTTGCTGGTGACCATAGTCATCCGCTTAGAATCGAAAGGGAAAGTCATTTATAAGTCAAAACGGATCGGACGTAATTATGAAGAATTCGATTTTTACAAGTTCAGATCTATGTATGAAGATGCCGATCGCCGCCTGAGGGAAATGGGTAATTTAAACCAATATGTAATACAGGAAGAAGCAGTAGAATTGGTTTGTTCTGAATGTGCCAAATTGCCTGAAGGTGAGTTGTGCTCTCCAGCATATTACTATGATGGTCAGCGTATTTGTGAACGGTTGGCACTGATCAGGAATAATTCCCAGAAAGCATTCTGGAAAATACCGAACGATCCGAGGGTTACGAAAGTCGGTCGTTTTCTCCGTACTACCAATATCGATGAGTTGCCCCAGTTATTTAATGTGTTGGAGGGAAATATGTCCATTGTCGGTAATCGTCCGTTGCCGGTATATGAGGCGCATGCTTTAACCAAATCCCGCTGGTCGAGACGCTTCAGGTCAGCAGCAGGAATGACAGGCTTATGGCAGATAGAATTCCGGAAACGTAAAGGATTTATGTCGGAAGAAGACCGTTTTATACTGGATAATATGTATGCACAAAAGAATTCTTTTTGGGGCGATTTGTTATTGCTTCTGAGGACAATCCCGGCATTATTCCGGAAAATGAATGTTTAA
- a CDS encoding TolC family protein, with translation MRIVILALFLHLSFTGTGDAQDIPAIQPDNTDSLEWSLPPLQALIDSAMLYSPVIKSAGNEILLSKYNLTLVKRTWVEGISLQADARYGADNSYNQNNIWVPYSDRNQWRYGVGAYVRVPITEFTDRKINKQGAKIAIEQAELKKEELESSLRQLIISNYFELLSIKSTLDMYTQVMYSNNILYEQAKNDYASNKISLKDYNSVFETYLGTKNNQEMQKNTFFKAVRLMEEVIGTKIVK, from the coding sequence ATGAGGATCGTAATTCTTGCTCTTTTTTTACACTTGTCTTTTACCGGGACCGGAGATGCACAAGATATACCTGCTATCCAACCAGATAATACGGATAGTCTGGAATGGTCTTTACCACCATTGCAGGCATTGATCGATTCCGCCATGTTGTATTCCCCGGTGATAAAATCGGCAGGGAATGAAATCCTCCTGAGTAAATATAACTTAACATTGGTAAAAAGGACATGGGTGGAAGGTATTTCACTTCAGGCAGATGCCCGTTATGGGGCGGATAATTCTTACAACCAGAATAATATATGGGTTCCTTATAGCGACAGAAACCAATGGCGGTATGGTGTCGGCGCATATGTGAGGGTACCCATTACAGAATTTACCGATCGGAAAATCAACAAGCAGGGCGCAAAAATTGCTATTGAACAGGCCGAATTAAAGAAAGAAGAACTGGAATCCTCGTTACGGCAGTTAATCATCAGTAATTACTTTGAATTATTGTCGATAAAAAGCACATTGGATATGTATACGCAGGTCATGTATTCCAATAATATATTGTACGAACAAGCCAAAAATGATTATGCATCCAATAAGATTTCTTTAAAGGATTATAATTCCGTTTTTGAAACATACCTTGGAACCAAAAATAACCAGGAGATGCAAAAAAATACTTTTTTTAAGGCTGTGAGATTAATGGAAGAGGTAATTGGGACTAAAATAGTTAAATAA
- a CDS encoding glycosyltransferase family 2 protein, protein MKNLPLISVITVNYNQSDATCEMLESLYASGYPNLEVFVVDNASSAADNAEKIKEKFPGVIFIQNKINLGFAGGNNIALKEANGNYIYLLNNDTVIPEGNPECLVTVLADDPAIGVVCPKIKFYSDPDIIQFAGYTEMSEYTFRNRSIGYAEPDNGQYDLRRETAFAHGAAMMLKREVIEKTGLMNEHYFLYYEELDWSRRIRSKGYRIVYIPDTYILHKEALSTGKNSSLQVYYMNRNRVLYVKCNTSGMQKIISIIYQLLVVMPKNMLKFLFRRHFKNMKAVFRAWWASIRMPRSMCKYEYL, encoded by the coding sequence ATGAAGAACCTGCCATTGATATCGGTTATTACAGTGAATTATAATCAATCTGATGCTACCTGCGAAATGTTGGAATCATTATATGCCTCCGGTTATCCGAATCTGGAAGTGTTCGTCGTGGATAATGCATCATCGGCAGCAGATAATGCAGAAAAAATAAAAGAAAAATTCCCCGGAGTCATTTTTATACAGAATAAAATAAACCTCGGGTTTGCCGGTGGGAATAATATCGCATTGAAGGAAGCAAACGGGAACTATATATATTTATTGAATAATGACACTGTTATTCCAGAAGGGAATCCGGAGTGTCTGGTTACGGTTTTAGCGGATGATCCGGCAATTGGAGTGGTTTGTCCGAAAATAAAATTCTATTCGGATCCTGATATCATTCAGTTTGCCGGATACACGGAAATGTCTGAATATACATTCCGCAATAGAAGTATTGGATATGCAGAACCGGATAACGGGCAATACGATCTGCGGCGCGAAACTGCTTTTGCCCATGGTGCGGCTATGATGTTGAAGCGGGAGGTGATAGAAAAAACAGGTTTAATGAACGAACATTATTTCCTGTATTATGAAGAGTTGGACTGGAGCAGACGTATCAGGAGTAAAGGATACCGGATCGTATATATTCCGGATACTTATATTCTGCATAAGGAAGCGCTTTCAACCGGAAAAAACAGCTCTTTACAGGTATATTATATGAATCGTAACAGGGTGCTGTATGTGAAATGTAATACATCCGGGATGCAGAAAATAATAAGCATCATTTACCAGCTGTTGGTAGTTATGCCTAAGAATATGTTGAAATTCCTGTTTCGCAGACATTTTAAAAATATGAAAGCGGTATTCCGTGCATGGTGGGCAAGCATAAGAATGCCGCGGTCGATGTGTAAATACGAATATCTGTAG
- a CDS encoding glycosyltransferase family 4 protein has protein sequence MKIAIEAQRIFRKNKHGMDFVILEIIKELQKMDTQNEYYIFVKPGEDTCLTSSGNVRVIEIKCPFYVFWEQIALPGAVRKIKPDILHCTSSTAPLSNNVPLILTLHDIIFMGKKYAGSKSFYQALGRRYRRHLLPRILPKCKKIITVSNSEKQYILEQTKITPEQLTVVYNACSSRFRILDDYRMITQKYIDDESYILFLGNTDPKKNTLRVLKAYDLYIQQSENPLPLLILDIKEKHIDTFLKEAGIDRQIKKMLRLCDYVPNKDMPYIYNGAQVFLYPSLHESFGIPILEAMSCGVPVITSNVSSMPEIGEDAALYVNPFHPEEISDQLLFLESHPEEREKMIGRGLQRRKAFSWERSAQEVLEVYENVYCTLN, from the coding sequence TTGAAAATCGCAATAGAGGCACAACGGATTTTCAGGAAAAACAAACACGGGATGGATTTTGTGATTCTGGAAATCATTAAGGAATTACAGAAGATGGATACGCAGAACGAATATTATATATTTGTAAAACCAGGTGAAGATACCTGTTTGACTTCTTCCGGAAATGTCCGTGTTATTGAAATCAAATGCCCGTTTTATGTATTCTGGGAACAAATTGCTTTGCCCGGAGCCGTTCGTAAAATAAAACCGGATATTCTTCATTGTACCAGTAGCACAGCTCCGCTATCCAATAATGTTCCGTTAATCCTAACATTACACGATATTATCTTTATGGGAAAAAAATACGCAGGAAGCAAATCTTTTTATCAGGCTTTAGGTAGGAGATACAGACGGCATCTTCTTCCCCGGATCCTGCCTAAATGTAAAAAGATCATTACCGTATCAAATTCAGAGAAACAATATATACTAGAACAAACAAAAATTACTCCGGAGCAATTAACCGTTGTTTATAATGCTTGCAGTAGCAGGTTCCGTATCTTGGATGATTATCGAATGATCACTCAGAAATATATTGATGATGAATCATACATCCTGTTTTTAGGAAACACCGACCCCAAAAAGAATACACTAAGGGTATTGAAAGCTTATGATTTATATATACAACAGTCGGAAAATCCGTTACCTTTGCTGATACTGGATATAAAAGAGAAACATATTGATACTTTTCTGAAAGAGGCAGGTATCGACCGGCAAATAAAGAAAATGTTACGGCTTTGCGATTATGTTCCCAATAAGGACATGCCATACATATATAATGGAGCACAGGTATTCCTGTATCCGTCTTTACATGAAAGTTTCGGTATACCCATTCTGGAAGCGATGTCTTGCGGAGTACCGGTAATCACCTCTAATGTGTCGTCGATGCCGGAAATCGGGGAAGATGCGGCACTATATGTAAATCCATTTCATCCTGAAGAAATAAGTGATCAATTGTTGTTTTTGGAATCTCATCCTGAAGAACGTGAAAAGATGATTGGACGGGGATTGCAAAGACGTAAGGCGTTTTCATGGGAACGGTCGGCACAAGAAGTACTGGAAGTTTATGAAAATGTATACTGCACATTAAACTGA
- a CDS encoding glycosyltransferase family 2 protein, with amino-acid sequence MYVFEVIFCISLIIIVYTYIGYGILLWFLVKIKELIKSRKYILPLEEFPEVTLFIPAYNEKDYVDEKVRNCRNLKYPKEKLKIVWVTDGSDDGTPELLQQYPDIIVYHQSSREGKIMAMNRGMRLITSPIVVFSDANTLLGEESIERIVRLFADPKVGCVSGEKRILSKDKDMAAGAGEGLYWKYESFLKKYDARLYSVVGAAGELFAIRREYFTEVEKDTILDDFIISLRIAMQGYVTQYDPEAYAYELPSADVREELKRKVRIAAGGIQSIVRLSPLLNIFRFGVLSFQYISHRVLRWTLAPLSLLFFLMSNFVLSFRMSFTIHHPITIVLGLQVCFYLLAFLGWFLEKKQLKYKVFFIPYYFFIMNLAVYLGFFRYIRKKQDAKWEKAKRRM; translated from the coding sequence ATGTATGTATTTGAAGTGATATTCTGTATTTCGCTCATTATCATTGTTTATACCTATATCGGTTATGGGATATTGTTGTGGTTTTTAGTGAAGATCAAAGAATTGATAAAAAGTAGAAAATATATACTTCCGTTGGAAGAATTCCCGGAAGTCACACTGTTTATCCCGGCGTACAATGAAAAAGATTATGTGGATGAAAAAGTCAGGAATTGCCGTAATTTAAAATATCCAAAAGAAAAATTAAAAATTGTTTGGGTTACAGACGGATCAGACGATGGAACCCCTGAACTATTGCAGCAATATCCGGATATAATTGTCTACCACCAATCCTCCCGGGAAGGAAAAATAATGGCAATGAACAGGGGAATGCGGTTAATAACATCTCCGATTGTTGTTTTTTCCGATGCTAATACCTTACTGGGGGAGGAATCCATAGAGCGGATCGTACGTTTATTTGCCGATCCGAAGGTGGGCTGTGTCTCCGGAGAAAAACGCATCCTTAGTAAGGACAAAGACATGGCTGCCGGAGCAGGTGAAGGATTGTACTGGAAATATGAGTCATTCCTTAAAAAGTATGATGCCAGGCTATATTCTGTAGTAGGTGCTGCCGGAGAATTATTTGCCATACGGCGGGAGTACTTCACTGAAGTGGAAAAAGATACCATACTGGATGATTTTATCATATCCTTACGCATTGCTATGCAGGGATATGTTACCCAATATGATCCGGAAGCATATGCTTATGAATTACCATCGGCGGATGTCAGGGAAGAACTAAAAAGAAAGGTAAGGATTGCCGCAGGTGGAATACAATCAATTGTGAGACTATCGCCTCTGCTGAATATTTTCAGATTTGGTGTTTTGTCGTTTCAATATATTTCACATCGTGTACTCAGATGGACTTTGGCCCCGTTAAGTTTATTGTTTTTTTTGATGAGTAATTTCGTTTTGTCGTTCCGGATGAGTTTTACCATTCATCATCCCATTACGATCGTTTTAGGTTTACAAGTCTGTTTTTACTTATTGGCTTTTTTAGGTTGGTTTTTAGAAAAAAAACAACTTAAATATAAAGTATTTTTTATCCCGTATTATTTCTTCATCATGAATTTAGCTGTATATTTAGGATTTTTCAGATATATCCGGAAAAAACAGGATGCAAAATGGGAAAAAGCTAAAAGGAGAATGTAG
- a CDS encoding polysaccharide pyruvyl transferase family protein produces MVTLKKKFRNIYVSLSGGDKNFICGDSKRKIKKNRVNLHYWRPTMFSHNLGDYLSKLIVEKLLDKKGIDINRKTNETRHLLAVGSVLGFSTINATVWGSGIISPIHYKIQLQQSQYDIRALRGPETKRILESMGHICPDIMGDPAILLPLFYHPQQAIKNKPFSIIHWMGSRNRNINNKYINKIVDIETKKWRNFIDEILSSEFVISSSLHGIIVAEAYGVPAILLKPENYEKGGNFKYDDYYYSTNRNSYKIASTIEEALKISLDIPPKFDMMREKLLASFPYDLWS; encoded by the coding sequence ATGGTAACATTAAAAAAGAAATTCAGGAACATATATGTAAGCTTGTCTGGTGGAGATAAGAATTTCATTTGTGGAGACTCAAAAAGAAAAATAAAGAAAAACAGAGTCAATTTGCATTATTGGAGGCCCACAATGTTTTCCCACAATTTAGGAGATTATTTATCAAAACTTATTGTAGAGAAATTATTGGATAAAAAAGGAATTGATATTAACCGGAAAACGAATGAAACAAGACATTTATTGGCTGTTGGCTCTGTATTGGGATTCAGTACAATAAATGCAACAGTGTGGGGGAGCGGAATAATTTCCCCAATACATTATAAAATTCAACTGCAACAATCACAATATGACATCAGAGCGCTCAGAGGACCCGAAACGAAAAGGATACTGGAATCAATGGGACATATATGTCCTGATATTATGGGTGATCCAGCAATATTGCTGCCCTTATTCTATCATCCTCAACAAGCAATAAAAAATAAACCTTTTTCTATAATTCACTGGATGGGCTCAAGAAACCGGAATATAAATAATAAATATATAAACAAAATAGTTGATATAGAAACTAAAAAATGGAGGAATTTTATAGATGAGATTTTAAGTTCTGAGTTTGTGATTTCCAGCTCTTTACATGGAATTATTGTTGCAGAGGCGTATGGTGTCCCGGCAATATTATTAAAACCTGAAAATTATGAAAAAGGAGGAAATTTTAAATACGATGATTATTATTACAGTACCAATAGGAACTCATATAAAATAGCATCTACCATAGAAGAAGCTTTGAAAATATCTTTAGATATTCCTCCAAAATTTGATATGATGAGAGAAAAATTGCTTGCATCTTTTCCATATGATTTATGGAGTTAA
- a CDS encoding glycosyltransferase family 2 protein, whose amino-acid sequence MKWYTKYLSAFGDFSNISDDIFRKIHDNLRKLEREQVDASVVVIAYNEEGNILPCIWSLSEMQTDLSVEIIVVNNASTDRTQEILDRMGVRNVFQPKPGHGHARQAGLEIARGKYHFTADSDTLYPPTYIDTMIKYLSKPNVSAVFTPCGFYVGNGKKQGLLKIYEFFRDKIFWLRSYKRPEYCVGGATFAFYTEHAKEIGWRTHILRGEDGAMLTELKRFGKPVLVLSQKARVKTSSRRLYKDGDGSLLRMMWRHVYKDIKRIPRFFTKHAYYEDQPYNLRDDKQ is encoded by the coding sequence ATGAAATGGTATACAAAATATTTATCAGCGTTTGGCGATTTTAGTAATATATCGGATGATATCTTTCGGAAGATTCATGATAACTTACGCAAACTGGAACGTGAACAGGTTGATGCGTCTGTGGTGGTAATTGCTTACAATGAGGAAGGTAATATTCTGCCTTGTATATGGTCGTTATCAGAAATGCAGACAGATTTGTCTGTAGAAATCATAGTTGTAAATAATGCATCAACAGATAGAACACAGGAAATCCTTGATCGAATGGGGGTGCGGAATGTTTTTCAGCCTAAACCGGGACATGGCCATGCCCGTCAGGCTGGCTTGGAGATTGCAAGAGGAAAGTATCATTTTACAGCTGATTCAGATACATTATATCCGCCGACATATATTGATACAATGATAAAATACCTTTCTAAACCAAATGTCTCTGCTGTTTTTACACCATGCGGATTTTATGTTGGTAATGGTAAAAAACAAGGATTATTAAAGATATATGAATTTTTTAGGGATAAAATTTTTTGGCTGCGCTCATATAAGCGTCCGGAGTATTGTGTAGGGGGAGCAACTTTCGCATTTTATACCGAACATGCAAAAGAAATAGGATGGAGAACCCATATATTAAGAGGAGAAGACGGTGCAATGTTAACCGAGTTAAAGAGATTCGGGAAGCCGGTTCTGGTATTAAGTCAAAAAGCAAGAGTAAAAACCAGTTCCCGGAGATTGTATAAAGACGGTGATGGGTCTTTGCTTAGAATGATGTGGAGGCATGTATATAAGGACATAAAACGTATTCCCCGGTTTTTTACAAAACATGCCTATTATGAAGATCAGCCATATAATTTGAGAGATGATAAACAATAA
- a CDS encoding glycosyltransferase yields the protein MAKVSIIIPVFNTEKYLEKAILSIVDQTLPDIEIIIINDGSTDNSLQIIGRIAESDERIKFFNQENKGQAVARNVGLGKAIGEYIYFMDSDDYLEPEALSACYEQATGNGLDFVFFDAEYLIQNNGLSLPISYDRRNVVDPGLIYSGIDVMEILLDAKAYQVPPWLSFINRKFLIDKNIGFITGLLHEDQIFTSMLYLNAQKVGYIPKAFFKRRLREESIMTKKYSIKNIETYFVVAEYLLVFSQNKNEQIRNIIDKNIAYSLNPAIYMANSLPRKQRLWVFKECWKKYRKYISLKSWLVLLFPILLKIKSKLKRKQIMKK from the coding sequence GTGGCTAAAGTAAGTATTATCATTCCTGTTTTTAATACAGAAAAATATCTGGAAAAAGCAATTTTAAGCATTGTCGATCAAACTTTACCGGATATTGAGATTATTATTATTAATGACGGATCAACAGATAATAGCCTTCAGATAATAGGGAGAATTGCAGAATCGGATGAACGGATCAAGTTTTTCAATCAGGAAAATAAAGGACAGGCTGTCGCCAGAAATGTTGGATTGGGAAAAGCAATAGGTGAATACATCTATTTTATGGATAGTGACGACTATCTGGAACCGGAAGCTTTGTCTGCTTGTTACGAACAAGCAACGGGGAATGGATTGGATTTTGTATTTTTTGATGCAGAATATTTGATTCAGAACAATGGACTTTCGTTACCGATATCTTATGATAGGCGTAATGTGGTAGACCCTGGGTTGATTTATTCCGGAATAGATGTGATGGAAATACTATTGGATGCAAAAGCTTATCAGGTTCCACCATGGTTAAGTTTTATTAACAGAAAGTTTCTGATTGATAAAAATATCGGTTTCATAACTGGACTATTACATGAGGATCAGATTTTTACATCCATGTTGTATCTTAATGCCCAGAAAGTCGGTTATATTCCAAAGGCCTTTTTTAAACGACGGTTACGGGAGGAGTCGATTATGACCAAAAAATATTCTATAAAAAATATAGAAACTTATTTCGTTGTGGCAGAATATTTACTTGTTTTTTCTCAAAACAAAAATGAGCAAATCCGGAATATTATTGACAAGAATATCGCGTATTCCTTAAACCCTGCAATATACATGGCTAATTCGTTGCCACGGAAACAAAGATTATGGGTATTTAAAGAATGCTGGAAAAAATACAGAAAATATATTTCTTTAAAGTCATGGCTCGTACTTTTATTTCCAATTTTATTGAAGATTAAATCAAAATTGAAAAGAAAACAAATTATGAAGAAATGA
- a CDS encoding lipopolysaccharide biosynthesis protein — protein sequence MTSTKKQLISGVTYTAVSKYSGIFISLIVAAILSRLIVPEDFGIVAIAMVFITFFNTFSNLGIAPAIVQNKELEEKDLSEIFCFTIWIALILSVIFFFLSGLIASYYESPHLLSICRILSIQLFFATINIVPNSLFLKNKRFKFIATRNLIIQLIAGIIAIIAAFSGAGLYALLIAPVLTAVARFIIGIYVYPQKIEWTFGINAVRKIFAYSLYQFLFEMINYFSRNLDKLMIGKYLGMTPLGYYEKSYRLMMLPLQNITHVITPVLHPVLSDLQKNMSQISASYIKIVRFLAFIGFPLSVFLFFTAKEITLLIFGMQWTASVPVFQILALSVGIQMILSTSGSIFQAANDTKMLFVSGIISTLLTVTGLCVGLFIFKTLIAVAWGICISFVLNFVLCYVIMYRITLKVDMLSFWKQFISPLVISIISLIIMFFLNQLVRDYSLWMSLIIKSIAFFSIVLFYMQLTGEYNIKGKIKQIIQRK from the coding sequence ATGACCTCAACAAAAAAACAACTAATATCAGGTGTTACTTATACAGCAGTATCAAAATACAGCGGTATATTCATATCCCTTATTGTTGCGGCAATTCTAAGCCGGTTGATTGTTCCGGAAGATTTTGGTATCGTAGCTATAGCTATGGTTTTTATTACCTTTTTTAATACATTTAGCAATTTGGGCATTGCTCCGGCCATTGTACAAAACAAAGAACTCGAGGAAAAAGATTTATCGGAAATATTTTGTTTTACCATTTGGATCGCTTTAATCTTATCTGTTATTTTTTTCTTTTTATCCGGATTGATAGCATCTTATTATGAAAGCCCTCATTTATTAAGTATATGTCGAATTTTATCTATACAATTGTTCTTTGCGACAATAAACATTGTCCCCAATTCCTTATTTCTTAAAAATAAACGATTCAAATTTATTGCCACACGAAATCTTATCATCCAATTAATTGCCGGAATAATTGCTATTATTGCAGCTTTTTCAGGGGCGGGACTATACGCCTTGTTGATTGCACCTGTTCTCACTGCTGTTGCAAGATTTATTATTGGAATATATGTTTACCCTCAAAAGATAGAATGGACGTTTGGAATAAACGCAGTCCGGAAGATTTTTGCTTATTCGCTTTATCAGTTTTTGTTTGAAATGATTAACTATTTTAGTCGTAATCTGGATAAGCTGATGATTGGTAAATATTTAGGTATGACGCCTTTGGGGTATTATGAAAAATCTTATCGTTTGATGATGCTGCCATTGCAGAATATCACTCATGTGATAACTCCGGTACTCCATCCGGTTTTATCAGATTTACAGAAGAATATGTCCCAGATTTCGGCATCATATATAAAAATTGTCAGATTCCTTGCATTTATCGGATTTCCATTATCTGTTTTTCTTTTTTTTACAGCGAAGGAAATCACTCTTCTGATATTCGGAATGCAATGGACGGCTTCCGTCCCGGTATTTCAGATATTGGCGTTATCTGTAGGAATTCAGATGATTTTGTCAACATCCGGGTCTATATTTCAGGCCGCTAATGATACAAAGATGCTTTTTGTAAGTGGAATTATTTCTACTTTATTGACAGTTACAGGATTATGTGTGGGGCTTTTTATTTTTAAAACCTTAATTGCTGTCGCATGGGGGATTTGTATTTCCTTTGTATTGAATTTTGTCCTTTGTTATGTTATAATGTACCGGATAACATTGAAAGTTGATATGTTGTCTTTCTGGAAGCAATTTATTTCACCTTTGGTTATTAGTATTATTTCATTGATTATTATGTTTTTTTTAAATCAGTTGGTCAGGGATTACAGCTTGTGGATGAGTCTGATTATAAAATCAATTGCCTTTTTCTCCATCGTTTTGTTTTATATGCAACTGACCGGAGAGTATAATATTAAAGGGAAAATAAAACAGATTATTCAAAGAAAATAA
- a CDS encoding glycosyltransferase, whose protein sequence is MKALFLIFHGFESYNKGISKKIMSQVKALNYNGIETQLSYLKITENDHHIRMIGDKILEDYGTGIKGKIRKRIRYKSLIEYILSNKIKLVYIRSAHNANPCLTRMLKKLHKHGIKLLMEIPTYPYDQEYNHSSLRSRIHLQIDRYFRKHMAKYLYRMVTFSDAGIIFGVSAIHISNGIDFDEIPVKKIVNENLDQLNLIGVAEIHFWHGFDRIIKGLSDFYKKTPSEQVVFHIVGSGDMVPLRSMVKDLQLEKYVVFHGTRFGKELDDLFEISDMGIASLARHRSGITRIKTLKNREYAARGIPFVYSEIDEDFENMPYVMKIPADDTPVNIPSLIDFYHSVKMNPQEIRNSIIDELSWNKQMKIVIDQIKDINENT, encoded by the coding sequence ATGAAAGCTTTGTTCTTGATATTTCATGGGTTTGAAAGCTATAACAAAGGCATTAGTAAGAAAATAATGTCTCAGGTGAAAGCGCTCAATTATAATGGAATAGAAACGCAGCTTTCGTATTTGAAAATTACAGAAAATGATCATCATATCAGAATGATCGGGGATAAAATTCTGGAAGATTATGGGACAGGAATAAAAGGTAAAATAAGAAAGAGAATCCGTTATAAAAGTTTAATTGAGTATATCCTGTCCAACAAAATAAAGCTGGTATATATACGTTCCGCACATAATGCCAATCCCTGTCTTACACGGATGCTCAAAAAACTTCATAAGCATGGAATAAAGCTGTTGATGGAGATACCTACTTATCCTTATGATCAGGAATATAACCATTCATCATTGCGGTCAAGAATTCACTTACAGATAGATCGTTATTTCCGGAAACACATGGCCAAATATTTGTACAGAATGGTTACTTTTTCTGATGCCGGGATTATATTTGGAGTATCAGCCATTCACATATCCAATGGCATTGATTTTGACGAAATTCCAGTAAAAAAAATAGTAAATGAAAATCTAGACCAGTTAAACCTGATAGGAGTTGCCGAAATACATTTCTGGCATGGGTTTGACCGTATAATAAAAGGATTATCAGATTTTTATAAAAAAACACCATCGGAGCAGGTAGTATTTCATATTGTCGGATCAGGGGATATGGTACCTTTGCGGAGTATGGTAAAAGATCTTCAATTGGAAAAATATGTTGTTTTCCATGGAACCAGGTTTGGAAAAGAACTGGACGATCTTTTTGAAATATCAGATATGGGCATCGCCAGCCTGGCAAGACACCGTAGTGGAATAACCCGAATAAAAACTTTAAAAAACCGTGAGTATGCAGCACGGGGTATTCCTTTTGTTTATTCCGAAATCGATGAAGATTTTGAGAATATGCCTTATGTAATGAAAATACCGGCAGATGACACACCTGTAAATATACCCTCATTGATTGATTTTTATCATTCAGTGAAAATGAACCCACAGGAAATCCGTAATTCCATTATCGATGAATTATCCTGGAATAAGCAAATGAAAATCGTAATTGATCAGATAAAAGATATCAATGAAAATACGTAA